CCTTGCCGCCACAGGTCTTCATATGCCATGGAATGTTCCAGACGTATTCCACCAAATGGTGGTCGCAAAAGGGCACCCTTATTTCCAGGCCCGTGGCCATGCTCATCCGGTCTTTGCGTTCAAGCAGGGTAGCCATAAACCAGTTAAAATTTAAATAGAAGATTTCCCGCCTGCGGGCTTCAATAGGGTCTTCGCCCGGCAACCTGGGGACTTCGGCAATTGTTTCTTCGTACCTACGCCTGATGTACTCTTCAGGTTTGATGTAGTCCAGCAGTTCCGCGGAAAATATCTTTTTGCGCCGGTCAAAACCCCTGAGCCATGGGAAGGTATTCGCATTAAAGGCATCTTCATCCCGGTACCACGGATAGCCGCCGAACACCTCATCGGCACACTCGCCTGACTGGGCCACGGTGGCCTCTTTTTTTATCTCCCGGCAGAACAAGAGAAGTGAGGAGTCGATGTCGGCCATACCGGGCAGATCACGGGCCAGGGTAGCCTGGATTAATGCTTCTGCCAATTTGTCTGTAGCAATTTTTATATGATGATGTATAGTTTTATAACGGTCAGATACCAGGTTGATATAAGGGCCGTCGGCAGTTGGCTCGAAGTGACTGGCCTGGAAGTACCGGTCGTTTCCCTCGTAATCAATGGAAAAGGTATGTAGTGGACCGCGCCCTTCTTCCTTGAACACTGTGGCGGCCAAAGCAGTTAAAGCGCTGGAGTCCAGCCCGCCTGAAAGGAGAGTGCAGACGGGGACATCAGCTACCAACTGGCGCCGGATAGAGTCTTCCAACAGTTGCCTTACTTTAGCGGTGGTGGTTTCCAGGTCATCGGTATGTTCTTTACTTTCCAAAACCCAATAACGCTTTGTGCGGATGAGGTTATCTTTAAAAAGCAGACAGTACCCCGGTTTTACTTCCGCTATGTTTCGGAAAACTCCATGACCCGGCGTTCTTGAAGGCCCAAGGGCAAAAATTTCCGCTAACCCCTCGGCATCAACTTCCGGCCTAACCATGGGATGGGCCAATAAAGCCTTAAGTTCAGAACCAAAGATAAAGGAGCCATCCTGTAGGGTATAAAACAGGGGTTTAACGCCAAAACGGTCCCTGGCCAGAAAAAGACTTTCTTCTTTGTCGTTCCATACGGCAAAAGCGAAAATCCCGTTAAGCTTCTCAACGCATTTGGCTCCCCATTCCATATAAGCGGTTAAAAGCACTTCAGTATCGGAATGGCCCTGGTAAGTATAGCCCCGGGAAATTAATTCCGCCCGCAGTTCGGGTGTGTTATACAGCTCGCCGTTATAGACAAGGACAAAGGTTTCGTCTCCCCGACGGCGTATCATCGGCTGGTTCCCGCCGGTGGGGTCTATAACTATGAGACGCCGGTGGCCAAGAATGGCATGGGGTGAATGCCATATGCCTTTTGCATCGGGACCGCGTGGGGCCAGGGTTTGGGTCATATCTTCAACAATCGGACGGTATGGCGTAAGGTCTTGATTCCTGTCAATCCAGCCTGTAATTCCACACATGTTTTTCTCCTCCAACCTTCAAGAAATTTCCATTCCCACAGAAATTAAGCTGTGGCACCTTTCGGCAAGTCCAAAAACAAAGAAGAGGCCACAAGGTTTAAAGTTAAACCTTTTCGTGGCCCCTTTGCCAACTGAACTTGATACGCCGTTGTATCAAGAAACCTATTTCGAAATCTATTTTATGAATTAAGATGTCGGAAGTTGCCTGAATTTTTGCCGGAAGATTTTTATCAATATGTCAGTCACACGGAAATGTGAGATTTAACACACAAGGGTGCTGTTAACTATATCAAGGCATTGACAGTATACTGTAAATAGCAGTATACTGTAAAATATAGTTAGAAAAAATGGCCTGTCGGTATATTGGGAAAGGGGGTCATTAATATGCCGGCAAAAAAGAGACAACAATATCGCCATTTACCTGCATTTATACTTCTGGTCCTAGCGCAGGGAGAGGCCCACGGCGGTGCCATTTACAGCGCTTTAAATGATAATTTGCCTCTGTTTCAGGCTGATACCGGAGCTATATACCGTACCCTGCAGCAGATGGAGAAAGAGGGAGCGGTGACGTCTGTTTGGAATATCACTGAATCCGGTCCGGCCCGTAAGATATATCGGATTACACCGGCGGGCTGGAATAAGCTGGACAGCTGGAAACATGACATAGAGCTGCGGAGGGCTAATTTGAACTATTTTTTGACAACGTATGAAAAATTAAAAGCTCAAAAAGATTAACACCAGGAGGAAATAAACATGTCATCAACATCGCAAGCTAAATTAGCGCCTGTAAGTGTATTGTTCGTGGCCCATCTGGTCAACGATATGTATGCCAACTTTCTTCCCCAATTCGTGGCCATTATGATTGCCGCTCATAGCTTAACCGTTGCTGCCGGAACAGCTTTGGTTTCCGCTTTCACTGTAAGCTCTTCTTTGGTGCAGCCGGTTTTCGGCTACCTGGTAGACCAGAAAGGGCAGCGATGGCTGGTATATGTGGGGACGTTGTGGATGTCGATTTTACTGGGGATAACCGGTTATATATCAAACTATGGCTTACTACTGGTTGTTTCGACGTTAGCCGGAATGGGTACGGCCGCTTTTCACCCCCAGGCGGCAGCTATGGTGGGAGAGGCAAGCGGCAGTCGAAAAGGATTTGTACTGGCGTCCTTTATTGCTATGGGTAACATAGGCCTGGCCATAAGTCCTGTGCTGCTTTTGCCCCTGTTTCACAGGTATGGTACCGGCTATACCTGGCTGGTTATAATTCCCGGGATTCTGGTCAGTTTGCTTCTTTATTGGTTTGCTCCCAGAATCAAATCCGATGGAGCCGATGTTCCGGGACTGGGAAAAGTGGTATCGGATCTTAGAAAAGCCTCATCAGAGCTGGTTAAGCTGATGGTAGTGGTGGCGTTGCGCTCTTTGGTACACACTGGTTTGATGACCCTCTTACCGATGTATTTTTTGGCCGAGAAGTTTTCACCGGAAACTACCGGGTATCTCATGTTTGCCACACTGGCAACAGGAGCGGTGGGGGGAGTCATTGGAGGTTATATTTCGGACCGCTACGGCAGAAAACCTCTCATAGTCGGTTCTCTGATCCTCGCTTCCTTCTTCTTTTATGGATTCCTTTATACCAAAGGAGTGTTGTCTATTATCTTGTTGGCCGTTGGCGGGATGGCGCTATTGTCCTCGTTCTCGGTTACAGTAGTAGCCGCTCAGGAAGTGATCCCACAGAACAAGGCACTTGCTTCCGGATTGAGTCTGGGTTTTGCTATCGGTGCGGGTGGCTTGGCGGTTTCTCTGATTGGTAAATATGCGGATCACTTTGGGATTTATTCTGCTATTCACCTAATCTTTATTTTACCATTGCTGGCAGGAATCATCGGACTTTTGTTAAAGGGGGAAACCCCTCTGGAACAGGGTGCAAGAGTAGAAATAGCCCAAAAATCTTTATATCAATAGTCAAATAGGCGTTACCAAATGATAAAAGGGACTGTCCCAAAAACGATTTTGGGCGGTCCCTTTAATATTAATTCCGGCAGTGAACACAATGTAATGGTGAAACAATGAGCAACGATTGTTTTTTTATTACAGTTATAACTTAGTGGTTATTTGGATTTTTTCCAAAAGTTCGTCAAGGTACAAAGGATCGACGAAAATCACCTCTGTGGTTACCAGCCATTTAATGTAACCTTGAAAATTTACAATTCGTATTTTCACGGGCCATACCTTCAATACCTGCAAGACTTATGTTATATTATATGCTCTGACTGTCTTAAAGATATCTTATGAATTTGCATATTTTTTGTTTTGGATAAGGGATTCATAGGATTCTATTATCTTTTCCATGACCTCCACAGGGAGGTTTTTACTTTTTAATTTATGAGCCAGAACAATATAATCCATATTTTCGCTGTTGAGAATGAATTCGCGGATATGTTGAGGTAAATGAGGAGCAACTTCCAAAGGGGTAACGGCATTTTCCTCCAGGAAATATAAAGGCGATACCCGTAGGGCTTTGGCTATTTTTTCAATTGTTTCAATAGAGGGGTTTTTTTGTTTATTATTGATTAATTCACTTATGGTTGCTTTGGAAACGCCTGATACTTTAACCAAATCAGCCTGTTTCATGGATCGTAAAAATAATAAATGTTTTATTTTGTCACCAAGAGTATTATTCATGCAGCTTCCTCCGAAAAAAATTTCTGGACAGGCAAAAGTTCGGTATAGCGAACATATAATTTACCAAAACCACAATTTTTTTTAATTTAATTGTTCGCTATTCTGAACAGATGCCTTTAAGTTTTTACCAAAGCGAACGCTGGTTGGCGCCAATTCAGCAATTAAGTGGGAGAGTGAGATTATGTGCCCGTACGTTAGAAAAGGCGAAAACATTAACGGTTGGTATTATTATTGCGACGCAGTAGCCTTTGGATTAAAGTTAACTGCCCGGGAATTGGAAGAGATAGGCTGTACTCCGGAGCAGCGGAAAATCTGCCAAAGCCTGATGGAATTAGCCGTTGGGGTCGGCTTGGTTCCAGAACCGGCAGACGGTTAAAAAAGTATCTAATTAGAATATATGCAGTTGGCATATAAAAATGATTTTAATTTTTTAATATTCCTTATTAATTGTTCATTCTTATTCTTAATGGTTAATTATTTCTTTGTGTGCCAGGAGAAAGATGTCTATGATTAACGGAAAAAAAATACAGGCCCTCAGAAAAACCAAGGGATTCAGCTTGCGGCAGATATCTCAACTGGCCAACGGGCAGATTAGTCCAAGCTACCTGTCTGAAATCGAAAACGGTAAGGTTAAAAACCCGTCTAAAAAAATAGCCCGCGCCCTGGCCAAAGCCTTGGGAGTCAGAGAATTTGAGCTATTCACTTTTGATGATTATGTGGAGGGGGAATTCAAAATGTGTAAATACCGTATGGAATATCCCACAATGAACGGTTGGGTGTACTATTGCGATTTAGTAGCCCGGGGAAAAAACATAACTAAAAAAGAGTTGGAGGAAGTGGGCTGTACGGAAGTTGAACGGGCCAAATGCAAGCAAATGATGGAATTAACCTGCGGAATGGGGATAGTGCCGGAACCCCGGGAATAAAATTAAAACAGAAAAATTATTTTTGGGGAGAGGAGGTTTTCCTTTGAAAGAGGTCCTGACTACTTGCCCTTATTGTGGATGTGGGTGTGGTTTTTATCTGATGGTCAATGAAAAGGAAGAAATAACAGGTGTAGTACCAAGCGCCGAGCATCCGGTCAGCAGGGGAAGGCTCTGTGTAAAAGGGTGGAATGTCTTTGAATTTATAAACAGCCCTGACAGGCTGCTTTCTCCGCTGGCCCG
This is a stretch of genomic DNA from Thermincola ferriacetica. It encodes these proteins:
- a CDS encoding PadR family transcriptional regulator, which codes for MPAKKRQQYRHLPAFILLVLAQGEAHGGAIYSALNDNLPLFQADTGAIYRTLQQMEKEGAVTSVWNITESGPARKIYRITPAGWNKLDSWKHDIELRRANLNYFLTTYEKLKAQKD
- a CDS encoding helix-turn-helix domain-containing protein, whose amino-acid sequence is MINGKKIQALRKTKGFSLRQISQLANGQISPSYLSEIENGKVKNPSKKIARALAKALGVREFELFTFDDYVEGEFKMCKYRMEYPTMNGWVYYCDLVARGKNITKKELEEVGCTEVERAKCKQMMELTCGMGIVPEPRE
- a CDS encoding MFS transporter, yielding MSSTSQAKLAPVSVLFVAHLVNDMYANFLPQFVAIMIAAHSLTVAAGTALVSAFTVSSSLVQPVFGYLVDQKGQRWLVYVGTLWMSILLGITGYISNYGLLLVVSTLAGMGTAAFHPQAAAMVGEASGSRKGFVLASFIAMGNIGLAISPVLLLPLFHRYGTGYTWLVIIPGILVSLLLYWFAPRIKSDGADVPGLGKVVSDLRKASSELVKLMVVVALRSLVHTGLMTLLPMYFLAEKFSPETTGYLMFATLATGAVGGVIGGYISDRYGRKPLIVGSLILASFFFYGFLYTKGVLSIILLAVGGMALLSSFSVTVVAAQEVIPQNKALASGLSLGFAIGAGGLAVSLIGKYADHFGIYSAIHLIFILPLLAGIIGLLLKGETPLEQGARVEIAQKSLYQ
- a CDS encoding helix-turn-helix domain-containing protein: MNNTLGDKIKHLLFLRSMKQADLVKVSGVSKATISELINNKQKNPSIETIEKIAKALRVSPLYFLEENAVTPLEVAPHLPQHIREFILNSENMDYIVLAHKLKSKNLPVEVMEKIIESYESLIQNKKYANS
- the asnB gene encoding asparagine synthase (glutamine-hydrolyzing), which gives rise to MCGITGWIDRNQDLTPYRPIVEDMTQTLAPRGPDAKGIWHSPHAILGHRRLIVIDPTGGNQPMIRRRGDETFVLVYNGELYNTPELRAELISRGYTYQGHSDTEVLLTAYMEWGAKCVEKLNGIFAFAVWNDKEESLFLARDRFGVKPLFYTLQDGSFIFGSELKALLAHPMVRPEVDAEGLAEIFALGPSRTPGHGVFRNIAEVKPGYCLLFKDNLIRTKRYWVLESKEHTDDLETTTAKVRQLLEDSIRRQLVADVPVCTLLSGGLDSSALTALAATVFKEEGRGPLHTFSIDYEGNDRYFQASHFEPTADGPYINLVSDRYKTIHHHIKIATDKLAEALIQATLARDLPGMADIDSSLLLFCREIKKEATVAQSGECADEVFGGYPWYRDEDAFNANTFPWLRGFDRRKKIFSAELLDYIKPEEYIRRRYEETIAEVPRLPGEDPIEARRREIFYLNFNWFMATLLERKDRMSMATGLEIRVPFCDHHLVEYVWNIPWHMKTCGGKEKGILRRALSGVLPNEILYRRKSPYPKTHNPAYMAIVREHLLHILHDSSSPLLPLVNLTALRKMAQSGGDVFDRPWFGQLMKGPQLFAFLIQVDTWLREYKISVI